The following coding sequences lie in one Rutidosis leptorrhynchoides isolate AG116_Rl617_1_P2 chromosome 4, CSIRO_AGI_Rlap_v1, whole genome shotgun sequence genomic window:
- the LOC139839700 gene encoding beta-galactosidase-like — protein sequence MVYSGYSDGKNTVYNTKRVWSQCLLMQMKSDGRGFAWQSFIDQTETYGDNEYTTRGLLEQLNVTRVARNATHNNKSTGCVDASVQC from the exons ATGGTCTACAGCGGATACTCTGACGGCAAGAATACCGTTTATAATACAAAAAGG GTATGGTCACAATGTTTGCTGATGCAAATGAAATCTGATGGGCGAGGATTTGCTTGGCAGTCATTTATTGATCAAACGGAAACGTATGGTGATAATGAGTATACCACACGTGGGTTATTGGAGCAACTCAATGTCACTAGAG TTGCAAGGAATGCGACACACAACAATAAGAGCACTGGGTGTGTTGACGCGTCAGTTCAGTGTTAG
- the LOC139844120 gene encoding acetyltransferase At1g77540 translates to MATGTSGAAAALPKIVLNEKQKKFETEDKKAYLECELINGGKVMDIIHTFVPSSKRGLGLASHLSVAAFNYAQSNSLSVIPTCSYISETFLPKNPAWKSLLYSEDLKSSM, encoded by the exons ATGGCGACGGGGACCAGCGGAGCGGCGGCGGCACTACCGAAGATCGTATTGAACGAGaaacagaaaaagtttgaaacagaAGACAAAAAAGCATACTTGGAATGCGAATTAATCAACGGTGGAAAAGTAATGGATATAATCCACACCTTCGTTCCGTCTTCCAAACGAGGTTTAGGTTTAGCTTCACATCTCTCTGTTGCCGCCTTCAATTACGCTCAATCCAATTCATTATCAGTTATTCCTACTTGCTCTTACATCTCT GAGACATTTCTACCAAAAAATCCAGCTTGGAAGTCATTGTTGTACTCTGAAGATCTCAAATCTAGCATGTGA